The segment CAAGCCAATCCGATCTGGAAGAAATGGATGCGCTATGGAATGAGGCCAAAAAGGCAGAGCGCAATAACGGCTGAAGGATAAAAAGGCGATGCTATCCGAACAAAGGTAGCAGAATCTCGTTCATTTCTGCCCAAAGTTCCGGCGATGATGCACATAGTAACCCAGGTGCATTGCCATTGGCGTGATATTCATCTGATCCTGCTGCGGTGATATATTTGGCAACACCACCCGCCTCACGCACCAGCAAGGTTCCGGGGGCATGATCCCATGGTTTCAGGTTGCGATAGGCACAGAAGTCAAAAAGCCCTTGGGCAATTTCCTGATATTCGGCCCCACAGCAAGAATAGTGGGCAACCTCGTCAAAGAAATCGAGATGTCCGTAATGCCTGCGGATACGGTCACGGGCAAACGAGATCAGGAAACCCTTGGCATCTTTTGCCACTTGAATGTTTGAGCGAACATGCACAGGGGTGCCGTTATGGAGCGTCCCTGCCCCTTTCTCCGCGACTGTTGCCGAACCTTCAATTGGATCAATGATCCAGGCCGCGACGGTTTCATCGCCATGATAAAGGGCAACCATGCACCGAAACGGCTGACGATGATGTGCAAAATTCTTGGTCCCGTCGACAGGGTCGATGATCCAGACCGGTGCATTATTGGAAAATACACGTTCTGGTAATTTTGGATCGGCGTGGGCCGCCTCTTCACCCAGCGCAACACTGCCAGGCAAAAGGTCGCAAAAACGTCTTGTCAGAACCCGTTCTGCCTCCGTATCGGCGATTGTCACCAGGTCCATGGCATGGCTCTTGGTATCGATATCGCTTTCTTCCAACTGGCCAAAGCGTGGTGCTATTTCCTCGGCCGATACTTCGCGGATAATTTCGGTAATCTTATCCATATCGACGCTGCGCACGCTTTGTTCCTTTCCAGTTTTAATTAGGGGTTCGATCCTGCCTATACGAGGTGAGGATCGAACCCGGATTTTGCACACCAGTCTTCAAAACGACCGACGCGACTATCATCAATGCGAACCTGCACCGAAATACCATTCTCACCATCCAGACGCTTCAGGACTTCTCCTTGCTCATACAGCCGTGCCAGTGCCTTTCCGTCCGAATAAGGAACAAGCACTTCGAAAATCGGCATATCCTCGGTTAGACGATCTTCGATCAATGCCAGCAAGGCATCGCAGTTCGTGCCTTTGATCGCGGAAATCGCGATTGTGTTGGCGTTTCGCGATGAATATTCCTGTACCGCTGTCAGGTCTTCGCCTTCAAGCTGATCGCATTTATTCAGCGCTTCTACCAGTTCTTCGCCATCAATCGCTTTTTGCAGTCCCAATGCTTTAAGAACTTCAAGAACATCAAGCTTTTGGGCCTCCGCTTCGTGCGAAGACGCGTCGCGAACATGCACGATCAGATCGGCTTCAAGAACTTCTTCAAGCGTGGCCCGGAATGCGGCCACAAGATCATGAGGCAGGTCCGAAACGAATCCCACGGTATCAGACAGGATGACCTTTCGACCGCTTGGCAGCTCCAATCCACGCATGGTCGGATCAAGCGTTGCAAACAACATGTCTTCGGCAAAAACATCAGACACCGTTAATTGATTGAACAGTGTTGATTTTCCTGCGTTGGTGTACCCGACAAGCGCCACAATCGGATAAGGGACCCGACGGCGCGCTTCGCGGTGAAGTTCACGCGTCCGTTTGACTTCTTCCAGTTCGCGGCGGAGCTTTGCGAGCTTGTCTCCAATCAATCGACGGTCGATTTCGATCTGACGTTCACCCGGACCGGCAAGGAAGCCACGACCGCCGCGCTGACGTTCAAGGTGTGTCCATGTCCGAACCAGACGAGACTTCTGATAGCTTAGCAACGCCAGTTGAACCTGCAATCGCCCCTCGCGGGTGCGCGCACGGTCGGCAAAGATTTCGAGGATAAGGCCCGTCCGGTCGATGACCTTGCATTTCCATTCACGCTCCAGATTACGCTGCTGGATCGGGGAAAGCTGACCATTGATCATAACAATGTCGGCTTCTTCGGCTTTGATCTGATTGCCCAGACGCTCGACCACACCAGTCCCGAACAGGGTTGCCGGTCGTGTTTTCGCAATGGGCACAACATCTGCGCCCACTACATCAAAATCCAGTGCGCCGGTCAGGCTGACGGCTTCTTCCAGTCGCGACGACGCGTCGCGCCAGGATCCAGCCTGATCCGCACGTTTAAGTTCCGGATGGAAAACGAGGACCCGGGGGCTGTCATCTTCGCCGTTAGCCCCCGCAGTCAGAGATTCGTCAGCTATTTTCTTCGTCCGCAGGCTGGCTCGGATCAAACAGTTTAATCGGCGTCGTCGGCATTACTGTCGAAATCGCATGTTTGTAAACGAGCTGGGTGTGAGCATCGCGCCGCAGCAAAACTGAGAAATTGTCAAACCAGGTAATGATGCCCTGCAATTTGACTCCGTTGACCAGAAACACGGTAACCGGCGTTTTGTTTTTACGGCAATAATTCAGGAATACGTCCTGAACATTTTGTGATTTTTCCGCCATTGGTTAGACCTAGCCTTCTTTTATGAGCGTTTTTATCGTTTCGGGTGGTCAAGGAAAATGCAGAACCGATGACTTTTCTGTCTGTTACGGCTCCGGCCCCATTTTTATGACCTGACTGAACTATAAGACTTTCGCAAAGCTTTTTACAAGCCTTACAAGCGCTTCGCAATCGGGGAAATGCCAATCTGGGCTAAGAGTTCGCGGAATTCGTGGCATCCCCGTGACCGGTAATTTCGTCTCCGATCAATATCGCCGTCGCAC is part of the Thalassospira lucentensis genome and harbors:
- the hfq gene encoding RNA chaperone Hfq, with the translated sequence MAEKSQNVQDVFLNYCRKNKTPVTVFLVNGVKLQGIITWFDNFSVLLRRDAHTQLVYKHAISTVMPTTPIKLFDPSQPADEENS
- the hflX gene encoding GTPase HflX translates to MIRASLRTKKIADESLTAGANGEDDSPRVLVFHPELKRADQAGSWRDASSRLEEAVSLTGALDFDVVGADVVPIAKTRPATLFGTGVVERLGNQIKAEEADIVMINGQLSPIQQRNLEREWKCKVIDRTGLILEIFADRARTREGRLQVQLALLSYQKSRLVRTWTHLERQRGGRGFLAGPGERQIEIDRRLIGDKLAKLRRELEEVKRTRELHREARRRVPYPIVALVGYTNAGKSTLFNQLTVSDVFAEDMLFATLDPTMRGLELPSGRKVILSDTVGFVSDLPHDLVAAFRATLEEVLEADLIVHVRDASSHEAEAQKLDVLEVLKALGLQKAIDGEELVEALNKCDQLEGEDLTAVQEYSSRNANTIAISAIKGTNCDALLALIEDRLTEDMPIFEVLVPYSDGKALARLYEQGEVLKRLDGENGISVQVRIDDSRVGRFEDWCAKSGFDPHLV
- a CDS encoding inositol monophosphatase; the protein is MDKITEIIREVSAEEIAPRFGQLEESDIDTKSHAMDLVTIADTEAERVLTRRFCDLLPGSVALGEEAAHADPKLPERVFSNNAPVWIIDPVDGTKNFAHHRQPFRCMVALYHGDETVAAWIIDPIEGSATVAEKGAGTLHNGTPVHVRSNIQVAKDAKGFLISFARDRIRRHYGHLDFFDEVAHYSCCGAEYQEIAQGLFDFCAYRNLKPWDHAPGTLLVREAGGVAKYITAAGSDEYHANGNAPGLLCASSPELWAEMNEILLPLFG